TGAACGTCTGCCGATAACGACGCGCTTGTTTGACAAAATTCATATAACTCACGATACCTGTGTTCGCAAGCCCTTCCATTGCATATTGGAAAGTCGCTATTGGAGAGATTTGGGTGAGGTCGCGGGCGAGTTGTACTTGCTTAAATTGCTGGTCAATGTGCCCATCTGAAAACCGAGTTTTCGTCTCTACTTCTTTGGCAAGGAAATCTGCCCAAAGGCGCGTGGCTTTGGGATTTTCGGCAGATGCTGCCTTGCTTAACTTAGGCAGAATATCTTCGGCGTTATTGAAGGGGTCGTATTCAGCATACAACTGTCCTAATTGTGCATGTTTCTGCCTCAAAACTTCGTCAACGGATGGAATCGGATTCAGATTACCCACAAAAGTTCCGAGTAAGCTTGGAAAAATAAACGCCAAAAAAACCCAAGTGAGCAAGAGCCATACTAAGCTTGTAATGGCGTTTGAGACACGACTGGAGAAAAAAAGCCCGAGAAAGATAAAAATGGAAACGAGCAATGCAAATAACCCCACCATCCCCAAAATACGTAGCCAATGTTCAGACGCAAAGGGAATATTTCCGAAGAAATAGATGGTGAGTAGATTTATTAGGATACTTATGATAAGGGGTAGAAAGACTGTCACAAAAGCACCGAGATATTTTCCCAACAACACTTGTCCACGTGATACTGCATTCGACATCATAAGGCTCAGCGTGCCACGCGCTCGTTCTCCGGCAATAGCATCGAAAGTGAGCAAGATCGCAAAGAAACTCATCAAAATACCGATGAAGACCCAGTCGATTTTGATGCGTTGTATCACGTTGCCACCCTTATTCTGCAAGGGATACTCTAATATCCATGGAGGTCTCCACTGGTAACCTTCAACCAATTCATCATAACCGGCTCGGCTGAGCATTCCGACATTCTGCATTGTGACAGAGCGCGGTACAAATTTATCCGCGCCATCGGCACAGAAAGTCAACCGGTTAGGACGCTTCGGAATCTCTCCAGGTCCTATCAGTGCCAATTCCGCCAGCCCTTTATTCGCGAAATCTTCGATGTGATCCCTATTTTGCGCAACTTGTTGGTTATAGGTGTTAACTTGCGCGGTATAGCTGTAACCACCCAAACTGTATATTAGCGAGTTTGCCACAAACAGGAGGGGTAGTATAATTATTA
This DNA window, taken from Candidatus Poribacteria bacterium, encodes the following:
- a CDS encoding ABC transporter permease subunit; this translates as MIWQIAFKEIYHNLTTLRFALIIIILPLLFVANSLIYSLGGYSYTAQVNTYNQQVAQNRDHIEDFANKGLAELALIGPGEIPKRPNRLTFCADGADKFVPRSVTMQNVGMLSRAGYDELVEGYQWRPPWILEYPLQNKGGNVIQRIKIDWVFIGILMSFFAILLTFDAIAGERARGTLSLMMSNAVSRGQVLLGKYLGAFVTVFLPLIISILINLLTIYFFGNIPFASEHWLRILGMVGLFALLVSIFIFLGLFFSSRVSNAITSLVWLLLTWVFLAFIFPSLLGTFVGNLNPIPSVDEVLRQKHAQLGQLYAEYDPFNNAEDILPKLSKAASAENPKATRLWADFLAKEVETKTRFSDGHIDQQFKQVQLARDLTQISPIATFQYAMEGLANTGIVSYMNFVKQARRYRQTFIDFIKAEDQDDPESLHIYPVREGLSQKPVDLDAVPVFEEQISYRSVLSQVGLLVLFNLLFLIIAQISFMKSDLK